Proteins encoded together in one Porites lutea chromosome 2, jaPorLute2.1, whole genome shotgun sequence window:
- the LOC140928349 gene encoding uncharacterized protein: MLSKSQVSSSENDRSFVRRVPKQRQRFTPWLEQQIESGDIDGLEWIDKDIGIFKVPWVRVDKPEFELETHAELFKRWASHTGKYRPGDQPDPSTWKTRFRCALRKMQEIVEIRHLGNLEGTRPYRVFKFEPKLKEGNSSSKRGQPRGLAGRRRSSSESSISIETAVSGLNLKGEQLVPEYPHWRYPGMSEWDINQNTSEPWYLENWDMYFPEGVQNEFGYFEGPSFALTRDQEIMYSDVHSTCPLPSYFIQDGFNATMESCFLRRPPADVVNI; encoded by the exons ATGCTATCCAAGTCGCAAGTTTCATCCTCAGAAAACGATCGATCCTTCGTTCGTAGAGTGCCGAAACAGCGGCAGCGGTTTACGCCTTGGCTGGAGCAGCAGATCGAAAGTGGAGATATCGATGGCTTAGAGTGGATCGATAAAGATATAGGGATCTTCAAGGTTCCTTGGGTGCGGGTTGATAAGCCCGAATTCGAACTTGAAACCCATGCAGAATTGTTCAAACGATGGGCAAGCCACACAGGGAAGTATCGCCCCGGAGACCAACCAGACCCATCCACCTGGAAGACGAGATTTCGCTGTGCTCTTCGAAAGATGCAAGAGATCGTTGAAATAAGGCATTTGGGAAATCTAGAAGGAACTAGACCGTACAGGGTTTTCAAGTTTGAGCCGAAACTGAAAG AAGGAAATTCTTCTTCAAAGCGCGGCCAGCCTCGTGGGTTAGCTGGGAGAAGAAGGTCTTCATCGGAGTCAAGCATCTCTATAGAGACAGCCGTTTCTGGACTAAATTTAAAAGGAGAACAGCTTGTTCCAGAGTATCCTCACTGGCGTTACCCTGGCATGAGTGAATGGGATATTAATCAAAACACGTCTGAG CCTTGGTATTTGGAGAACTGGGACATGTATTTTCCAGAGGGCGTACAGAATGAGTTTGGATACTTTGAAGGTCCTAGTTTTGCACTTACTAGAGATCAGGAAATCATGTATTCTG ATGTCCATAGCACATGTCCTTTGCCTAGTTATTTCATTCAGGATGGATTTAATGCAACTATGGAAA GTTGCTTCTTACGAAGACCCCCAGCTGATGTCGTAAATATATAA